The following coding sequences lie in one Rutidosis leptorrhynchoides isolate AG116_Rl617_1_P2 chromosome 4, CSIRO_AGI_Rlap_v1, whole genome shotgun sequence genomic window:
- the LOC139840023 gene encoding probable carboxylesterase 9 has protein sequence MSKFDPYEHLKIIKNEDGTITRLIEFPQTPPTNEGDVLPGQTVVSKDVTLDTTKNTWMRIFRPTKIPSNDNKIAKLPLVVYFHGGTFISFKVSDATNHEAMNKLSDEVPTIVISVNFRLAPETKLPGQYDDAMDTLYWVRNQVKDPNGDTWIKEYADISRVFLYGTSCGANIALHASLRALDHDLSPLTIAGIILIQPLIGGKNLTESELKLAADPLFPLPVIDLVWELALPKGTDRDHRFCNPLGDPQVMEKMKKLGRCLVIGFGGDPLIDRQQDLVQMMVMQGVMVEARFDDVGFHGIELVDPRRASAILNFVKEFII, from the coding sequence ATGTCAAAATTTGATCCATATGAACACCTCAAGATTATTAAAAATGAAGATGGTACAATAACTCGCTTAATTGAATTCCCACAGACACCGCCCACTAATGAGGGTGACGTCCTTCCGGGCCAAACAGTTGTCAGCAAGGACGTCACCCTCGACACCACTAAAAACACATGGATGCGTATTTTCAGACCAACGAAAATACCATCAAACGACAATAAAATTGCAAAACTTCCATTAGTCGTATACTTTCATGGTGGGACATTTATTTCTTTTAAAGTTTCGGATGCCACGAACCATGAAGCCATGAACAAACTCTCCGACGAGGTTCCAACCATTGTGATTTCGGTCAACTTTCGGCTAGCTCCGGAGACCAAACTCCCGGGCCAATACGATGACGCAATGGACACCTTATACTGGGTCAGAAATCAAGTCAAAGATCCAAATGGCGACACATGGATCAAAGAATATGCTGATATCTCTAGAGTTTTCCTTTATGGAACCTCATGTGGGGCCAACATTGCTTTGCACGCGTCTTTACGAGCTCTAGATCATGATTTATCACCATTAACAATTGCAGGAATCATACTTATCCAACCGTTAATAGGAGGTAAAAACCTGACGGAATCAGAGCTAAAACTAGCTGCAGACCCTTTGTTTCCGTTGCCTGTAATCGATCTTGTGTGGGAACTAGCGTTGCCAAAAGGTACAGATCGAGATCATAGATTTTGTAATCCATTAGGTGATCCCCAAGTGatggagaagatgaagaagttagGGAGGTGTTTGGTTATAGGATTTGGTGGGGACCCATTGATTGATAGACAACAAGATCTTGTGCAGATGATGGTAATGCAGGGAGTTATGGTTGAAGCAAGATTTGATGATGTTGGATTTCATGGTATTGAATTAGTTGATCCCAGAAGAGCTTCTGCAATTCTAAATTTTGTTAAAGAATTCATAAtttaa
- the LOC139842473 gene encoding calcium-dependent lipid-binding protein-like, with translation MGLISGMFMGALFGISVMAGWRYMMRCRSKNRAAKAADIKLLASLDRDDLMKLCGDSYPDWISFPVYEQVKWLNKQLSKLWPYVAEAAEIIIRDSVEPILEEYRPSGISSLKFSKLTLGRVAPKIEGIRVQSQKQGQITMDMDFRWGGDPDIILGIEAGVVSLPIQLKDLQVFTIVRVIFQLCDEIPCISAVVVALLSEPKPRFDYTLKAVGGSLTAIPGLSDMIEDTVNSIITDMLQWPHRIVVPLGGVPVDTSDLELKPQGKLMLTIMKADHLKNMEMMGKSDPYAVAFVRPLEKFRTKAIENNLNPVWNQTFHLTVEDKETQYAVIEVFDEDIGADQQLGIAKLPLVDLEPEIEKEIQLRLQPSLDMLKIKDKKDRGTVTVKAKYRQFSKEEQDAALAEEKRMLEQKEKMKNDGAINSTMDAIDDPKHVQG, from the exons ATGGGATTGATTTCTGGGATGTTTATGGGTGCTTTATTTGGTATTTCAGTTATGGCTGGTTGGCGTTATATGATGAGATGTCGAAGCAAAAATCGTGCAGCCAAG GCAGCTGATATAAAACTTCTTGCGTCGCTTGATAGGGACGATTTAATGAAACTTTGTGGCGATAGTTATCCTGACTGGATATCATTCCCTGTTTATGAGCAG GTGAAATGGCTTAACAAACAACTGAGCAAACTATGGCCTTATGTTGCAGAA GCTGCTGAAATCATAATTAGGGATTCGGTTGAGCCTATATTAGAAGAGTATCGTCCATCGGGAATTTCGTCTTTGAAGTTCAGTAAACTGACGCTTGGACGCGTAGCACCAAAGATTGAAGGTATTCGCGTTCAGAGCCAAAAGCAGGGTCAAATAACAATGGACATGGATTTTCGATGGGGTGGTGATCCGGATATTATTTTAGGAATCGAAGCAGGTGTTGTCTCATTACCGATTCAG CTGAAGGATCTTCAAGTTTTTactattgttcgtgttatatttcAACTTTGTGACGAAATCCCTTGCATATCAGCTGTTGTTGTAGCTTTACTTTCTGAG CCAAAGCCAAGATTTGATTATACATTAAAGGCGGTTGGAGGAAGTTTAACAGCCATTCCAGGACTTTCTGATATGATTGAA GATACTGTAAATTCAATTATTACTGATATGCTTCAATGGCCACATAGAATTGTTGTTCCCCTTGGAGGTGTACCTGTAGATACAAG TGATTTGGAGCTCAAACCACAAGGGAAGCTTATGTTAACAATAATGAAGGCGGATCATCTAAAGAATATGGAAATGATGGGGAAGTCTGATCCTTATGCGGTTGCGTTTGTTCGACCACTCGAAAAATTCCGAACAAAAGCCATTGAAAACAACTTGAATCCTGTTTGGAATCAAACGTTTCATCTCACCGTGGAAGACAAAGAAACCCAATATGCTGTAATTGAG GTTTTCGACGAAGATATTGGAGCAGACCAACAATTGGGCATTGCTAAATTACCATTAGTCGATCTTGAGCCTGAAATCGAGAAAGAAATTCAGTTAAGGCTGCAACCGTCACTTGATATGCTCAAAATTAAAGATAAAAAAGATAGAGGAACTGTTACAGTTAAG GCCAAGTATCGTCAATTTAGTAAAGAAGAACAAGATGCAGCATTAGCCGAAGAGAAAAGGATGCTTGAACAAAAAGAGAAAATGAAAAACGATGGCGCCATTAATAGCACCATGGACGCCATTGATGATCCAAAACACGTCCAAGGATGA